TTATCAGCGGTGGTGTATCGAAAGCCTCGCAATTTTTTCTCCCCTCTCTTGAGAAAGCGCTTGCCGGACATGCCTGGGACTATTCCAGCAGAAAGATAGCAATATCCGATCTTGAAGACCCTGTGCTTATGGGAGCGGCAAGCCTTGTACTCAGGGAGATATATGTAAACGGACTGCTTCTTAAGGAAAAAAATGGAGAAAAATATGAGTGAGACAACTGCGTGGTGGCGGGATGCCGTCATATATCAGCTTTATCCGAGAAGCTTCATGGACTCCAACAACGACGGCATCGGCGACCTGAACGGGATAATTTCAAAGCTCGATTACCTGAACGACGGTACCGAGACCTCACTGGGCATAGATGCGATATGGCTCAACCCTGTTTATCCTTCTCCCCAGTATGATTTCGGATATGACATAATCAATCATTGCGATATAGATCCGCAATACGGGACTATGGAAGATTTTGAACGCCTCCTGAAAGAGGCGCACAGCCGCGGCATCAGAATTATAATGGATTATGTTCCGAGCGTCACATCTCATCTCAATCCATGGTTTCTTGAGTCGCGTTCGAGCCGCACAAATCCCAAGCGCGACTGGTATATCTGGAAAGAGACGAAAGGCCGCGGAATATATCCCAATAACTGGATGGGCTTTTTCGGCGGCAGAGCCTGGGAGTGGGACAACAAGACGCAGTCTTATTATTACCACAACTCGCTTCCTGAGCAGCCCGATCTGAACTGGAGGAATCCCGAGGTCGAAAAGGCCATGCTGGACGTGGTGCGCTTCTGGTTTGAAAAGGGAGTCGACGGATTCCGCATAGATGTTTTGAATTATGCATACAAGGACAGGTATCTGAGAAGCAATCCCTTATGCATCGGCAGGCGTCCTTATGAGATGCAGAGGCATATTCATGACAAGGATTTGCCCGAGGCATATGGGCTGGCCGGAAAACTCAGGGCCGTTGCAGAAGAATACGGTGACAGGATGCTCGTTGCCGAAATATTCAGTCCCGATGTCGATTTCGCGTGCGGTTTTCTGGGAGATGATAATGACGGTGTGCATATGGTGTTCAACTTCTCATTCATGAATGCAGGTTTCAGCGCGCCGAGGTTGAGGGATGAGATTCTGAAATCGGAAAACACCTTCGGCCTGAAAGGATGGCCTGCCTACTTTTTGTCGAACCACGACCATATCAGGCATATAACCAGGTTCGAAAAGGGCGGATTTGCATCTGAAAAGGCGTTTGTATCCGCTGCACTGATCCTGACGCTCAGAGGCACCCCGTTCATTTATATGGGTGAAGAAATCGGTATGAAGGAAGGCCGCCTGAAGAGGCATGAGATAATGGATCCTCCCGGCAGGAGATACTGGCCATTTTTCAAAGGACGCGACGGCGCAAGAACACCCATGCAGTGGAATGGAGCGGAAAACTCCGGATTTTCTTCAACGAAGCCGTGGCTCAGGGTAAATCCTGACTATGCTCATTTGAATGTCGAGTTTCAATCCGTCAATCCGGACTCACTGTTGAATCATTACAGGAAACTTATTCGTCTCAGAAAGGATCATGCTGCCTTGAGGTGCGGTTCATTGAAAATGCTGGATTCCCATCCCGATGTCCTGGCATACATGAGGGAAGGCGAAAGCGAGAATCTAGCCGTATGCCTTAACTTTTCAAATGAGGTGCGAACAGTCGCGATCAAGGGCTTTGAATCAAGGAAGGCTGTACGGATTTTCTCATATCCTTATATCTCTGCACCTGAGACAAGTTGCAGCAGGATCACCGTGCCACCTTATGGAGTAATGATTATCGCAGTGTGAACAATGATGAAGGAGGATGTGCATGGTTGAAGATTACGGCAGGCTGAGCGTCCCGACAAAGCTCGGATATGGAGTTGGCGATCTCGGTGCAAACATTGTTTTCACAACGGTTAATTTCTTTCTGATGTATTTTCTGACCGACATCTCCCTTCTGTCGGCATCGCTCGCGGGCTTATCCATGATGGCCGTCCGTCTTGTGGATGCATGCACTGACCCGATGATTGGATATCTTTCCGACAGAACACATACGAGATGGGGGAGGAGGAGGCCGTACATACTGTTTGGTTCAATAGTGGCCGGCGTTTTCTTTTGGCTTCTTTTCACGAGACTCGATATTCAATCACCGATACTCAAGTTTGCCTATTTTACCTTCATCTATCTCGTGTTTTTCGTCTCATATTCCGCAGTCAACGTCCCGTATTCCGCGCTTACGCCGGATATGACCAGGAACTTCAACGAACGTACGAACCTGACAGGTTACAGGATGTCATGCGCTATCATAGGATCGCTGGTCGCTGCGGGCGCCACCAAGATGCTGGTCGGAAAATTCCCCGACGAGGCAACCGGTTTCAGCATGGTGGCGTTAATATACGGTGCTGCATTCATTGTATTTTCCTCAATTGTATTTTTCAGCGTAAAAGAAACGGGCAGCTCCGCTGCCCCTGAAGATACAGGATCGGCTCTGCGGCTTTACATCGGTGCATTCAGAAACATGCCCTTCGTACTTGCCGCCTTGACGTACATACTCCACACGGTGGCTGTCGTCATCATCAGCTCGACGCTCGTTTATTACTTCAAATACTATATATGCAAAGAAAGTCACTTGAGCACGATATTCCTGACGCTTTTGGGCATCGCCGTGCTCTGCATCCCTGTATGGGTTACAATAAGCAAGAAGACGGGTAAGAAATTCGCGTACAATACGGGTATGGTGATATTTGCCGCGGCTATTTTTGGTATATTCTTTGTCTCACCCGGTCAGATTGCAATGATCTATATCCTTACCGGTATAGCCGGATTCGGTTTCTCCACCTTCTTCGTACTGCCGTGGGCCATTGTTCCGGATACCATAGAATACAATGAATATATGACGGGACAGAGAAATGAGGGGATATTCTACGGCATATGGAGTTTCGGTCCGAAACTGGGGAGTGCACTTGCAAGCCTGCTTGTCGGGCTGGCGCTTTCCATTTCGGGCTATATCCCGAATGCGGCGGTACAGCCGGATTGTGTGCTTCTTGGTATACGTG
The nucleotide sequence above comes from Desulfomonilia bacterium. Encoded proteins:
- a CDS encoding MFS transporter — its product is MVEDYGRLSVPTKLGYGVGDLGANIVFTTVNFFLMYFLTDISLLSASLAGLSMMAVRLVDACTDPMIGYLSDRTHTRWGRRRPYILFGSIVAGVFFWLLFTRLDIQSPILKFAYFTFIYLVFFVSYSAVNVPYSALTPDMTRNFNERTNLTGYRMSCAIIGSLVAAGATKMLVGKFPDEATGFSMVALIYGAAFIVFSSIVFFSVKETGSSAAPEDTGSALRLYIGAFRNMPFVLAALTYILHTVAVVIISSTLVYYFKYYICKESHLSTIFLTLLGIAVLCIPVWVTISKKTGKKFAYNTGMVIFAAAIFGIFFVSPGQIAMIYILTGIAGFGFSTFFVLPWAIVPDTIEYNEYMTGQRNEGIFYGIWSFGPKLGSALASLLVGLALSISGYIPNAAVQPDCVLLGIRVVLCIIPVAIILLGVAFMSFYPISRQMYEKIVRETRKER
- a CDS encoding alpha-amylase family glycosyl hydrolase; translation: MSETTAWWRDAVIYQLYPRSFMDSNNDGIGDLNGIISKLDYLNDGTETSLGIDAIWLNPVYPSPQYDFGYDIINHCDIDPQYGTMEDFERLLKEAHSRGIRIIMDYVPSVTSHLNPWFLESRSSRTNPKRDWYIWKETKGRGIYPNNWMGFFGGRAWEWDNKTQSYYYHNSLPEQPDLNWRNPEVEKAMLDVVRFWFEKGVDGFRIDVLNYAYKDRYLRSNPLCIGRRPYEMQRHIHDKDLPEAYGLAGKLRAVAEEYGDRMLVAEIFSPDVDFACGFLGDDNDGVHMVFNFSFMNAGFSAPRLRDEILKSENTFGLKGWPAYFLSNHDHIRHITRFEKGGFASEKAFVSAALILTLRGTPFIYMGEEIGMKEGRLKRHEIMDPPGRRYWPFFKGRDGARTPMQWNGAENSGFSSTKPWLRVNPDYAHLNVEFQSVNPDSLLNHYRKLIRLRKDHAALRCGSLKMLDSHPDVLAYMREGESENLAVCLNFSNEVRTVAIKGFESRKAVRIFSYPYISAPETSCSRITVPPYGVMIIAV